From a single Bacteroidota bacterium genomic region:
- a CDS encoding type IX secretion system membrane protein PorP/SprF: protein MRRIYLILVFAMSCSSAFAQQSPLMSHYMFNGLLLNPAYAGSKEYVSTTMMYRKQWAGMEGAPVTYSGTIHGLLKKKKLGLGMLLQQDKIGVTKQTDVYGMLAYHLPLGVGKLSVGLQAGVSNFSSEVVKLTYWDPGDKVFDYNTFSNLLPNAGLGAYYYRDLFYAGVSAPFLLSYDPNDNSSIEPGEPVHKQVRRYYVTAGGVIETERELKFKPSFLLRYEAGAKMQYDLNLNMLINEIFWLGTSYRSDEAIIVLFEYQISRKMRVGYSYDYTLGELGNYNSGSHEFMIGYDFGFPVTKMKSPRYF from the coding sequence ATGAGGAGGATCTACCTGATTTTAGTATTCGCGATGAGTTGTTCATCTGCTTTCGCTCAGCAAAGTCCGTTGATGAGTCATTATATGTTTAATGGCTTGTTGCTGAATCCTGCTTATGCGGGAAGTAAAGAGTATGTAAGTACCACCATGATGTACAGAAAGCAATGGGCCGGAATGGAAGGTGCACCGGTAACGTATTCCGGTACTATTCATGGTCTGCTCAAGAAGAAAAAACTGGGATTGGGAATGCTCCTGCAACAGGATAAAATTGGTGTGACTAAACAAACGGACGTGTATGGTATGCTCGCTTATCATCTACCGCTGGGTGTTGGAAAACTCTCTGTCGGTCTGCAAGCAGGCGTAAGTAATTTTAGCTCTGAAGTAGTGAAATTGACGTATTGGGATCCGGGTGATAAGGTGTTTGATTATAATACCTTCAGTAACTTATTACCGAATGCAGGATTGGGTGCTTATTATTACAGGGATTTATTTTATGCGGGCGTGTCTGCACCATTTCTTCTGAGCTACGACCCCAATGACAATTCTTCCATTGAACCCGGAGAGCCGGTACATAAACAAGTAAGACGTTATTATGTAACGGCTGGAGGTGTGATAGAAACAGAACGTGAGTTGAAGTTTAAACCATCCTTCCTCTTGCGTTATGAAGCCGGTGCAAAAATGCAATATGATTTGAATCTGAATATGCTGATCAATGAAATTTTCTGGCTGGGAACTTCCTATCGTTCCGATGAAGCAATTATAGTCTTATTCGAATACCAGATTAGCCGTAAAATGAGAGTTGGATATTCGTATGATTATACACTCGGTGAATTGGGAAATTATAATTCCGGTTCTCATGAATTTATGATTGGTTACGATTTTGGTTTCCCTGTTACAAAAATGAAATCCCCACGCTACTTCTGA
- a CDS encoding gliding motility-associated C-terminal domain-containing protein produces the protein MISSLNTISFSDSTSPSSTISNLANGDNVLLWTISDGICSDDDQLTITVTSEIEAIGGTDRSVCNSEVNLNATRPEFGYGYWTSLTGDVQIDDTSRAFTRVIGLNFGNNTFLWTVVNGTCRDSAVVNIFRRDSLECLPKIQLPTAFSPNFDGSNDYLVIKGLEEYPDNEIVVYNRWGQNVYTQKSYRNDWYGTDNEGYPLADGTYFVIVKVNFINKVYNTYIDLRR, from the coding sequence GTGATAAGTTCTTTAAATACAATTTCGTTTTCGGATTCTACTTCTCCTTCAAGTACGATCTCTAACCTTGCCAATGGTGATAACGTGTTGTTATGGACGATCTCAGATGGGATTTGTTCCGATGATGATCAATTAACCATTACGGTAACGTCAGAAATTGAAGCCATTGGAGGAACAGATAGAAGTGTTTGTAATAGTGAGGTGAATCTCAATGCCACTAGACCTGAATTTGGCTATGGGTATTGGACCTCTTTAACGGGCGATGTACAGATTGATGATACTTCTCGCGCCTTCACCAGGGTGATAGGACTGAATTTTGGAAATAATACTTTCTTATGGACAGTCGTTAATGGTACCTGCAGAGATTCTGCTGTAGTGAATATTTTCAGACGAGATAGCCTGGAATGCCTTCCTAAAATTCAATTGCCTACAGCATTCTCTCCCAATTTTGATGGCAGTAATGATTATCTTGTAATTAAGGGTCTCGAGGAGTATCCCGATAATGAGATTGTCGTTTATAATCGATGGGGTCAGAATGTCTACACGCAAAAGAGTTATAGGAATGACTGGTACGGAACCGATAATGAAGGGTATCCTTTAGCGGATGGAACCTATTTCGTTATTGTGAAAGTGAATTTTATTAATAAAGTGTATAATACTTATATTGATTTAAGACGATGA
- a CDS encoding SprB repeat-containing protein, giving the protein MAAGLFTVTVTDQNLCVRQDTIRVQNLNGPQLNVNQLTNVSCFGLSNGAINISVSGGSNPFQYIWSSGQTTQDLNAIPAGNYSLIVTDNTGCKDTAFVTVTQPTDIIIQSAVVDASCGSANGAAFVTVNGGVPGYTYLWSNGGTVDSINNVVAGSYTVTVTDANGCTKVENVVIGNLNGPAVTLVSMTAVTCPGDSTGQLAIDVLFGTAPFSYLWSNGSVSQNLSNVPAGIYTLTVTDDNGCTNLFVDTIAEPSALQVNATLTEPSCNLSNGIIVAQTTGGTSGYTYLWNTGNASSTISGLNSGTYTVTVTDAAFCRFDTSFTISNTGIPVISSVTVDSVSCFGTADGSIDIDINGGVTPYLYTWVNTSQTTQDVNNLAAGNYSVIVTDNRGCTGSQAFNISQPQELLISFSGLQNAACGLTNGQVVVNASGGIPGYSFLWSNGSVNDSLANLAAGSYTVTVTDFNGCSVSNIANISNLSGPVILAVDSSNITCNGGLDGFIAITATGVSLPLTYSWAGLSNTDSALTNLSQGLYTVTITDALGCVAIRTITLTEPQPYTINSVSPQNNPPYNISCFGLADGELFLSVTGGTAPYNFVWSNGAITQNLQNLTSDLYTVFITDDNNCGTYPTFLLTQPQQLVANAGTDLIFAVRIMLHSSRIHLPSALVTVR; this is encoded by the coding sequence GTGGCTGCGGGCTTATTTACCGTGACTGTAACGGATCAGAATTTATGCGTCAGGCAGGATACCATTCGGGTACAAAATCTGAATGGTCCACAGTTGAATGTGAATCAACTGACAAATGTTTCCTGTTTTGGCTTGTCAAATGGTGCGATCAATATTTCCGTTTCCGGAGGCTCAAACCCATTTCAATATATCTGGTCATCCGGCCAGACAACACAGGACTTGAATGCTATTCCTGCTGGAAATTATTCCTTGATTGTTACTGATAATACAGGCTGCAAGGATACTGCATTCGTGACGGTTACCCAACCTACTGATATTATCATTCAGTCAGCAGTAGTAGATGCCAGTTGTGGTAGTGCAAACGGAGCGGCCTTTGTCACTGTGAATGGAGGTGTACCCGGATATACCTACTTATGGTCGAATGGTGGAACAGTTGATTCAATAAATAATGTTGTAGCCGGTTCTTATACCGTAACAGTTACAGACGCGAACGGATGTACTAAAGTAGAGAATGTCGTTATTGGCAATCTGAATGGTCCTGCTGTTACATTAGTGAGCATGACTGCTGTAACTTGTCCGGGCGACAGTACCGGGCAACTTGCGATAGATGTGCTTTTCGGAACTGCACCCTTTAGTTATTTATGGAGCAATGGCAGTGTTAGTCAAAATCTCTCGAATGTTCCTGCAGGTATTTATACTTTAACTGTCACAGATGACAATGGTTGTACGAATTTGTTTGTAGATACTATAGCAGAACCATCAGCACTGCAAGTAAACGCTACTCTTACAGAGCCAAGTTGTAATCTCAGTAATGGAATTATTGTCGCTCAAACAACCGGGGGGACTTCCGGCTATACTTATTTGTGGAACACCGGTAATGCATCGTCAACAATTTCAGGATTGAATTCCGGTACTTATACCGTGACAGTTACTGATGCTGCTTTTTGTAGATTTGATACAAGTTTTACGATTTCAAATACTGGAATACCGGTAATTTCAAGTGTAACTGTAGATAGTGTCAGTTGTTTTGGAACTGCTGACGGCAGTATTGATATTGATATCAATGGAGGAGTGACCCCTTATCTGTATACCTGGGTGAACACAAGTCAGACTACTCAGGATGTTAATAATCTTGCAGCAGGAAATTATTCTGTCATAGTTACAGATAACAGAGGATGTACCGGTTCTCAGGCTTTTAACATAAGTCAGCCGCAGGAGTTGTTGATTTCATTTTCAGGGTTGCAAAATGCTGCTTGTGGCCTCACTAACGGTCAGGTAGTGGTGAACGCAAGTGGAGGAATTCCCGGATATAGTTTTCTATGGTCGAATGGAAGCGTGAATGATTCTCTTGCAAATCTCGCAGCCGGTAGTTACACTGTAACCGTTACTGATTTTAATGGATGTTCAGTTTCAAATATTGCGAATATCAGTAACCTCTCCGGCCCCGTTATTTTGGCTGTTGATTCTTCTAATATTACCTGTAATGGAGGATTAGACGGATTTATCGCTATAACTGCAACCGGTGTATCATTGCCATTGACTTATTCCTGGGCCGGACTTTCGAATACGGATTCAGCCTTAACAAATCTCTCTCAGGGGCTTTATACTGTAACTATTACGGACGCACTCGGATGTGTCGCTATCCGGACAATTACTTTAACAGAACCACAGCCCTATACTATTAACTCCGTTTCCCCTCAAAATAATCCTCCCTATAATATTAGCTGCTTTGGATTGGCGGATGGTGAATTATTCCTGAGTGTAACCGGGGGTACTGCACCCTATAATTTCGTTTGGAGTAATGGTGCTATCACTCAAAATTTGCAAAACCTTACGTCAGATCTTTATACCGTCTTTATTACAGATGATAATAATTGTGGTACTTATCCGACTTTCCTTTTAACGCAACCTCAACAACTGGTTGCCAATGCCGGAACGGATTTAATATTTGCGGTGAGAATAATGTTACACTCTTCGCGGATACACCTGCCCTCGGCATTGGTTACTGTCAGGTGA